A stretch of Alligator mississippiensis isolate rAllMis1 chromosome 14, rAllMis1, whole genome shotgun sequence DNA encodes these proteins:
- the KCNA10 gene encoding potassium voltage-gated channel subfamily A member 10, translating to MMDVPSWKEMEVALVSFDNADEIVEDPCYSNDLISASQSQKGRPSCASLLSNWRILINSENANNETIFSKFSAEFSEHLGAERVDMDEGDQRVIINIAGLRFETQLKTLNQFPETLLGDPEKRMHYFDSMRNEYFFDRNRPSFDGILYYYQSGGKIRRPANVPIDVFADEITFYELGNEAMDQFREDEGFIKDPETLLPTNDFHRQFWLLFEYPESSSAARGVALVSVLVIVISIIIFCVETLPEFREEREFKATKEVTSNMTKAMLVPSTFTDPFFIIETTCIIWFSFELFVRFIVCPSKSEFFRNIMNIIDVVSIIPYFVTVITELIQHSELNGQQNMSLAILRIIRLVRVFRIFKLSRHSKGLQILGQTLKASMQELGLLIFFLFIGVILFSSAIYFAEVDEPQSHFSSIPDGFWWAVVTMTTVGYGDMCPTTPGGKIVGTLCAIAGVLTIALPVPVIVSNFNYFYHRETENEEKQILPGEVERLLTSVITGNGSMQSLNKTNGGCSRDKPQNNNRS from the coding sequence ATGATGGACGTGCCCAGTTGGAAGGAGATGGAGGTAGCGCTAGTCAGTTTTGACAATGCCGATGAGATAGTGGAAGATCCCTGTTATTCAAACGACCTTATCTCAGCTAGCCAATCGCAGAAGGGACGCCCCAGCTGTGCCAGCCTCCTGTCCAACTGGAGAATCCTCATCAATAGCGAGAATGCCAACAATGAAACCATTTTCTCCAAGTTTTCTGCTGAATTCAGTGAGCACCTGGGTGCAGAACGGGTGGATATGGATGAAGGTGACCAGAGAGTCATCATAAACATCGCTGGATTAAGGTTTGAGACGCAACTTAAAACTCTCAATCAGTTCCCCGAGACCCTGCTGGGAGACCCAGAGAAGAGGATGCATTATTTTGACTCCATGAGAAATGAGTATTTCTTTGACAGGAATAGGCCTAGTTTTGATGGCATACTGTACTATTACCAGTCAGGGGGGAAAATCCGGCGCCCAGCCAATGTCCCAATAGATGTCTTTGCTGATGAGATCACCTTCTACGAACTGGGCAATGAAGCTATGGACCAGTTCAGGGAAGACGAAGGATTTATCAAAGACCCCGAGACTCTCCTGCCCACCAATGACTTTCACAGGCAGTTCTGGCTGCTGTTCGAGTACCCGGAGAGTTCCAGTGCTGCCAGAGGTGTGGCATTGGTCTCCGTGCTGGTGATTGTCATCTCCATCATCATCTTCTGCGTGGAGACTTTGCCTGAGTTCCGAGAAGAAAGGGAATTTAAGGCCACCAAAGAGGTCACTAGCAACATGACCAAAGCCATGCTGGTCCCTAGCACCTTTACAGACCCCTTCTTCATCATAGAGACTACCTGCATCATCTGGTTCTCCTTTGAGCTCTTTGTCAGGTTCATCGTCTGCCCCAGCAAGTCTGAGTTCTTCAGGAACATCATGAATATCATCGATGTTGTCTCCATCATCCCCTACTTTGTGACTGTTATCACTGAGCTGATCCAGCATAGCGAACTCAACGGTCAGCAGAACATGTCCCTCGCCATCCTAAGGATCATTCGGCTGGTCAGGGTCTTCCGTATCTTCAAGCTTTCCCGGCACtccaaggggctgcagatctTGGGACAGACCCTCAAAGCCAGCATGCAGGAGCTGGGCTTGCTCATCTTCTTTCTCTTCATTGGAGTCATCCTCTTCTCCAGCGCCATCTACTTTGCAGAAGTGGACGAGCCACAGTCTCATTTCTCCAGCATCCCTGATGGGTTCTGGTGGGCTGTGGTCACCATGACAACTGTTGGCTATGGTGACATGTGCCCTACCACCCCAGGAGGGAAGATCGTGGGGACTCTGTGTGCTATTGCAGGGGTATTAACTATTGCACTTCCTGTTCCAGTCATTGTCTCAAACTTCAACTATTTCTACCACAGGGAGACAGAAAATGAAGAGAAACAGATTCTACCAGGGGAGGTGGAAAGACTACTTACCAGCGTGATTACAGGGAATGGCAGCATGCAATCTTTGAACAAGACCAATGGGGGGTGTTCTCGTGATAAGCCCCAAAACAATAACAGATCATGA